The following are encoded together in the Arvicanthis niloticus isolate mArvNil1 chromosome 9, mArvNil1.pat.X, whole genome shotgun sequence genome:
- the Atoh1 gene encoding transcription factor ATOH1, whose translation MSRLLHAEEWAEVKELGDHHRHPQPHHIPQLTPQPPATLQARDHPVYPAELSLLDSTDPRAWLTPTLQGLCTARAAQYLLHSPELGASEATASRDEADGQGELVRRSGCGGLSKSPGPVKVREQLCKLKGGVVVDELGCSRQRAPSSKQVNGVQKQRRLAANARERRRMHGLNHAFDQLRNVIPSFNNDKKLSKYETLQMAQIYINALSELLQTPSVGEQPPPQAASCKNDHHHLRATSSYEGGASASAVAGAQPAPGGGPRPTQPGACRTRFSAPASSGGYSVQLDALHFSAFEDRALTAMMAQKDLSPSLPGGILQPVQEDSSKTSPRSHRSDGEFSPHSHYSDSDEAS comes from the coding sequence ATGTCCCGCCTGCTGCATGCAGAAGAGTGGGCTGAGGTAAAAGAGTTGGGGGACCACCATCGCCATCCCCAGCCGCACCACATCCCGCAACTGACGCCACAGCCACCTGCTACCCTGCAGGCAAGAGACCATCCTGTCTACCCGGCAGAACTGTCCCTCCTGGACAGCACCGACCCACGCGCCTGGCTGACTCCCACTTTGCAGGGCCTCTGCACGGCACGCGCCGCCCAATATCTGCTGCATTCTCCCGAGCTGGGTGCCTCCGAGGCCACGGCGTCCCGGGACGAGGCTGACGGCCAGGGTGAGCTGGTAAGGAGGAGCGGCTGCGGTGGCCTCAGCAAGAGCCCCGGGCCCGTGAAAGTGCGGGAACAGCTGTGCAAGCTGAAGGGAGGGGTTGTAGTGGACGAGCTGGGCTGCAGCCGCCAGCGAGCCCCTTCCAGCAAACAGGTGAATGGGGTACAGAAGCAACGGCGTCTGGCAGCAAATGCAAGGGAGCGGCGCAGGATGCATGGGCTGAACCACGCCTTCGACCAGCTGCGCAACGTTATCCCGTCCTTCAACAACGACAAGAAGCTGTCCAAATATGAGACCCTGCAGATGGCTCAGATCTACATCAACGCTCTGTCGGAGTTGCTGCAGACTCCCAGTGTTGGAGAGCAGCCACCACCTCAGGCAGCCTCCTGCAAAaatgaccaccaccaccttcGCGCCACCTCCTCCTATGAAGGAGGTGCGAGCGCCTCTGCGGTAGCTGGGGCTCAGCCAGCCCCGGGAGGGGGCCCGAGACCTACCCAGCCCGGGGCTTGCCGGACTCGCTTCTCTGCCCCAGCTTCCTCTGGGGGTTACTCGGTGCAGCTGGACGCTTTGCACTTCTCAGCTTTCGAGGACCGGGCCCTAACAGCGATGATGGCACAGAAGGACCTGTCACCTTCGCTGCCCGGAGGCATCCTGCAGCCAGTACAGGAGGACAGCAGCAAAACATCTCCCAGGTCCCACAGAAGTGACGGAGAGTTTTCCCCTCACTCTCATTACAGTGACTCTGATGAGGCCAGTTAG